The Brachypodium distachyon strain Bd21 chromosome 4, Brachypodium_distachyon_v3.0, whole genome shotgun sequence nucleotide sequence ATTTACTTGTTGCTGCTTGGCTGCAGAAAGAAGTGAATTGACTTATGTCTTTTATGTTGCCTCTGGGCTGACATAATTGACTGATGATTTGGAATTGTACAGTTTTAGCATTGCACTATATGTAGTATAATACAACTGCATCATGTTGGCTGGATATCAGTACTTCTGTAATTAAAAAAGCATGCAAAAATTGTTCTTAGTTGTGAAAAAATTGATGTTTAGCTCTAAACCAAGACCCTGAGCtattaattttttgtttgagttTCTTATTCCGTTCAGTCAACAAAGCATGTGCATTTTGTGTAATTCTTTCATGGGCTTCATGTGTAATGCAGCAACAAGAAGCAGCAATGCAGGAGGCACCATTAGAAAACAACATGACAATTGTGAGGGTGCACACTGGCTTACCATCTGAGGCTGTGTCAGCAGTTGAGGAAAAAGAGGAAGTTGTCCCGATGACCATCGATGCACCTTCTCACAGAGCTACGCTGCAACATCCTCTACCTGCGGTTGTTGGTCTTACAAGGCGTCCCTGCTATGGATGGATCAGTGAGTCTGAGAGTGATTCAGACTATGAAGAACATTTTGGTAATCGGCAACATGAGGCGCCTGTCCCAACTCCAGGAGGAGACCGGCTTTGCAAGAAGAAGCGGCCAAGTAGATGGGATGTGAAGTGAAGTGCAGCACTTAACAGGTAATGTTTTTAATATCCGATCTTACTTTGTTATCAGTAAGTTGGTATTAGTAGCCAAATTACTATGAGTAGTCAGTTATTTCGTatctattattattattatcctTATACTTTTGATTAGGCAAAATACTTGATTATGTTTTCCTTAGTTACTACCAGAAAAGTATCATTTAGATAAAACTGAACGGTAAATGTGTATGACATTGAGTATGTAAAAACTTGGACGGTATATATGTGTGGCCAACAaagaatgaggcatacatcATTCGAGATGGGTTGGTCAGAATGATGAGATTGGCTCACAACATAATTCATCATGGTGCTAATAATAGTAACGGAGCTGGACAGTTTTTTGTTGTATTCGATCTTTCTGTTGTATGGAAATAGAAAGGTCTATACCAACCTGGCTTTGTTAATCTCCACTAGATTTGCGAGGGCATCATGTAGAAGTGTTAGAAATCATATTAAAAGGACAGATAAAAACATTTTTGGGTTCATAGGTATGAATTTATGGCTTTATATTATTGATATTTTTATTACAAATAATTATCTAAGCTTTTCTCTCACCTTGTACACAGGAAAGATGGACACTTAATATATATCCTACACTTTTGTCGCTTGGAGTTTCATTTGAATGCTTGTCTAAAGTAGCCTAATACATCTAAATCGAAATTGTTCTAAAAACCAAGGCAATACCATCATAATACCAAGTACTCGAACCAAGCACAATTTTTCCCTATAACATGAAGAGCGTGGCAAAAGCATATGTTTTAGCACAATTAATAAATGATGTATACAATCAGAGGTGTCATAGCAGGGTCAAACAAACATGTTATAAATTCTTCCACCAATGCAAAAGGTCCAATAATTGCCAGTTAAAAATAGTAATGTGATTAGGTAAGTACATATGGTGCATGTACATGTGGTTCTCCAGGGAAACGAAAAGAGATacatgcaaaaagaaaaagtcaAGCAGAGGGGCTACATATTCCAAAACATGTTGCCAAGCAAACTTAAtattacaaattttatgaaactGAAGAGAGCAAGAATGATGAATCCGACAAcaattcaaagaaaaaaaaaactggtggTTTTCTtcctgaaaaacaaaaatcttgaTGGCTACATTATTTACTCAAATAGCAACCTAATGCATCATTCTTAATACTCCTGTGTAAATATAGAGTATAGGCTTTGACCGTAATATTTTTGtacaatatatatttttgttgatGGTTACAACGTAGTTTCCTTCTGTACATGTGCACATGGATTATATTTATATTTCTAACATGCAGCTTGCTTCATAAAGTATCTTGTATGACTCTATTGAGGAGGATTCTACTTGGCATGTAGTCAATCAAGATTAAGAAATACATGAAAGAATATTAGAGTTGGTTAAAAAACATGTGACAAAAGATTCAGTTTGGTTAACATTAAAGAAAAGTAAAGTCATATATCCTTGCATGTGCCTATGAGAGATataaaagaagagaaacaatAAGGTACATAAGAGACAGTAAAAACATTCGAGTTGGTTTAGATGTGATGTGGCCGAGTTTGATTAACATGCGAGACTTATCGATTTTGCTGCTGTGTTGAATTGGTAACACGGGTCCACGCCAAATCGTGGATACAGTCACCAAGATCTCATTATTTTATGTACTAAGGTCATCTGCAAAGATTGGCTCTTAATTGGCTCTAGAAATTTGATGATGCATGTggagaaaagaagaataagagagagaaaagaaccTACTCCTTGGTGAAGGGTCTGACTCTTAGCAAAGAGACAACTAAGAATCGACATTTTTAGTATTGTACATCATCACAATTAATCCTAACAAAATCATCTAGTGTCAGTTTAAAGATCCAACCAAATATGTGTGTTATTTTACTATCGACAATAGGTGACATGGAGAGTGACACTGACTCTACCAATGGATGTCCTAACAGAAAGAGGATTTGCCACATTAATAGCTAGAGTTTTTTTAAGTAacttttgcatgtttttttttcaagttaACACAAGCTGTATCACAACACATGCCGGAATGTGTATGAAACCTGGGCACGTGTAGTTAGTGAGAGAAGAGAACTGACTTTTTCTTCAAGGGTCTGACTCTTAACCAAGAGTTAACTAAGATTCATCATTTTTACTATTATACACCGTCACATATAATCCTAACAAATCATCTAGAGTTAGTTTAATGACTCAATCAATTATATGTGTTACTTTACTGTTGACAACAGGTGACATGGAGAGTGAACAGACTCTACCATTGTGgatgtcatgttttttttttttgtaaattttgcaaaaaagaatCTTCAAGTTAACTCAAGCAATATGATGCCAAATACCAGAATATGTACGTCACCTGGATCAGGCACATCTAGTTAGTGTCCAGAGTTACATGATGCGATTATTCCATATGACCATGATAATACAAAAACCACATAATACTTTACAGTCTCATCTTGAAATCACCAAATTAACATGGAATATTTTTTCATACGAATCATCTTGTCCAACAAATTCGCGGCATCCTATCAAACCCCAAATCAAAAGCATGTGCAAGATACCTCGAGGCTTCACGATGGAGATGTAGCTAATACCCATCTGACACCCGTCATACACTGCTGCATCCTATAAGATCCCCAATCACAAGCATGCAACATACCTCGAGGCTTCAGGATGGAGTCTAGCTGGGCACAAAGTGGATGGTCCTGGTGGACACATCGATCGCCCACTGACCATGCATGTTGAGCATCAAGTATGTGTGCGTTTTGCGCATGGATACGATGGCCAGCGAGCGCGCAAGCATACAGCCGTGGGCACCAGAGGAAATGTTCGCAGAGTCAGAGACGGTACCCAGCGCGCCGTGATGGAGTCCACGGCAATGGCAATCCAAAATTAGATCAAGGGTTAGAGACGAGTGCCTTATGTGGCATCGGTGGGTAATGTTTTTTCAGTTCTGAAGGCGGATAGTATTGTCTTAGATCTAACGGTTGCAATTTTGTAACCCATCAAATTGACGGCCAGATATTTTGCTTTTTTATGAGATTTTCTAGGTCTATCTTTTTTCTGGTTGTTCTGGCATGTACTTTTAATATATATAATAGATGCCAATACAATCATGCTAATGGAGGTTGATATCCATTGAGTTGTTAATCTCCATGCTAGGAAGTCTAAACGGAGCTTTGAAAAACTTGTTGCCTTGTTTGAAACCCTAACCGGCGCTCTTTTGTTATGACAGGAGATGAGGCTGATGCAAGTTCACAGCAAAGAGTGGTGGCAGTGGCTAGTTGATGTGGTCTGAAGAACTAACTGAATTTGCAGCCGTACTGTAATGCTATGCtagtatatacatatatgtgtAGTAATCTGGAGAAATGGGTTTGCAGTGGTAATGTGACCCTAGTAGTATATTCTGCGTGAAGAATGTAAGATCGGCATGGCTGTTGTTGGTTAATTAGGTAATTTGACTCTAATGTTTGTCTGGATCATGACCCCTGCGTTAGTTTGGCTTGGCTGGATGTCTTGAACGCATTTGGGTTCTGGCTGATCTGTTGTTAGCAGAGCTATCTAAGAGATCATGTGGCTTTATGTATTtttaatcatgcatgcatgttacgtAACTTGCCTGCAGCTGCTGTGTCCATAAACATGCCTGTTGCTTGTGTTTTGTCCTGGTCTTAAAATAGCGTAAGAAAAAGACCATGATGACTCCAAATCCTTGTCAAGATGACATGTGGTATCCAGACAAAGCCTCGAGTTTGGCAGGATGGAAAAATCTAGCATGTTTGGTCCATGGTCACGTATTAGCGGCTGTGGTCTGTGGAGCTAGAGGATTGAGAGGATGGCGAGATAATGCTGAAGCCCGGCCAGAATTACTGGGAATTGGTGATGCTGTCACATTGGAGCCGAACCTGGCAGTGGCTGGTGCGAAGGTCCTTGCGGATAAACCAAAAGGGTCAAATTCAACCGAAACGAAACTTGAGGACAACGCCAAGAATTTCCTGGACACGGTGGCGGTGTGAGCCACGGCACATGCAGCCGATTTGCGTCCACTCCGAGTCTCCGCGTCGGCAAACTTGCAGAATGCGACGGCGAAGCGAATGTTGGTGAATTCGGTCTGTACGCCAAGGGATTGTTGAGTGTAGCGCGGTCCATGAACCATGCATAGGGGCACGGAGCTGAGCAGCGGAAGTAACAACAAGAGTTAGGATCGAGGCGAATTTGATACTACGAAGCAGCATGTAAGCGAGAGGTTTTGAGAGATATCTAGTGAGACTTTCTCTTTTTACGGGATATCTAGTGAGAGAGCTTACCACACTTGTATGCACGGCTCCACATTATATATGGTGCACAGTTAGCAACAAAAGTTTGTGGTAAATTTGATAGCATGCAAGGATGAAGCCAACATAAGCCTCCGATGGGACCAGCTTAATTTAGACTATGACTTcaacaatttgtttttttataaaattgaTATACTATAATGCACGAGGAGCGAATGTTCGCTCCTCAggtcctgtttgtttggacttctgcttcagcttttggatGAAGTAgaaacccaaacaaacaagGCCTTAAACCGCGACGGGATAAAGTTGTCACCTccacataaataaatttgccACCGCATCGAGACTAATGTTACCACCTCCACTTAACTGCCACTTGTGCGGGACAAGTTGCCATTACGGCTCCACTAAAGTTGTCTGCGGAACATGAAGCGATTGCAACCACATCTTCCATGTTGGACGATTAGTCGGGCATTCGCTCCAAGAGGCTAGGGAGCGGACGTCCGGTCCTTATTATTTTCGCAAGGTTTATCTAATCTCGTCGGGTCTGCTCTTTACCTAAATAGAAACTTGTGGTTTATGAACCAAACATAACATTAGCTGGAACGATTAGTGGGGCTTTCTTTGTCAACGTACACCAACATGAATTCAATAAGAAATATTTGTTTTCATGAAGGAAAGGAAgaacaaaaagagaaagatTTGCTTTCATGAAATTTAGCTCATGCTAATCTCTTCCATGAGGTAATTAAACTAATCTCTTCCATTAGGTGTTGTCAGTTCACCAATTGCctggatttttttaaaatataaacATTTCCTAGTTTTCGGGATCAGTCAACACTGACCATCATCGTCTCCAAATCACTATAAACTTAGATAGCACTAAAGTTTGCACTAACATTTTATCAGTTGTTGTtcttctagaaaacaacaggagtacgggGTGTCAATGCATgatggcacaaatgcgagaataAGGTGTAGagggtgtacgccggccttatagcaaaggtcgccgtacacttgggacaagttgacacgtcgatattttttgaataggttcggtcgatcctgcgggtacgacttagtcctatgttaggggaggcttcgagggggtcgttagccaagcgCTTgagccgaactcgtcttcccaaatcgCCTAtagcgagagatctctaggggccgcctcagacttgggccgaacttgtcttcccaagtagcgaggttgggataccctcgagactctaacccgatcctctacttcgagttgaggtcgtactagacggcccggaacctcgaaactaggcttcccaAGTTGCGTCctcgaggtcgagtcgagactaggctcgacccaagcactcgagagcgggctccttgagttgctctagccctctcccctttgatcttatttcAATGGAGAgcgaatgatacatgcccccatggggcggtatttatagcctaggggtccatgacaaaagaccatcgCTATCCTTGAGGGAGGAGGAAAGTGAGGGTAAAGCGGTAAATCCACTCCTAGAGTTTTCTTGCTccctactctagctcctttgaccatggcgtGGGGGgtttgaccctttgactcctttgaccgatgcttagttggcatggctatgccTTGTCGGCAATTTGACCGGTCTTTgggatttgttgacttggtcgatGTCACGTAGGATCGCGGCCCGGTCCATGTAAGGATTTTGAACTTGCACCATCTTCAAAGACTTGCAAATCTAACTGTTGAAAATTCGAAAAAGCAAAATGCCCACAAAGATTCGCCGCAAAGGCAAAGCGCCTcagggcatctccaatggtCCAGCGAAGTAGGTACTAAGCAGGTGCCAGTGGGATGCCACATCAGTGAAAGATGACGTGGAAGCAAACTTTAGGTGTGAGAAGATGAAACGGTTACTCGGAGGAGAAACGATACAATCTCTTGTACCAAGACGAAAGTAACGGCGAAAACGCCGTTGGAGCAGTACTAATACCTGCAGCCGTGCATGTAGTAGGACCCATCGAAAAGTACAGGATCAGTTGCATCGAGCAACGCCGGAGGCTTGCCTTCCCGCACAGCTACCTCCGAAGTTCCgataaaattaaaaatttcTTTCGTGGGCTGCTGCAATCCCATGGCTCCACATGCACTGTCTGCTAGTAGCGTGCTCCTCTTTTCATTGTtcggagattttttttatgtggtttctCTATTCAATATACATCTCTCCTCACCAACTAATCTTGGGTGGTTAAAAGTTGATCGATTTTGCACTACTGGAAAATATTTGCGTTTGTGCATCTGCTCCGTTCTTTCAACGATTTAACTAGTTTCTAGATGAATGTATATCTAGGCCACAAAGTTATAATGCACAGTGAATTAGCCAAAATAATCACACAGGACAATAATTAAATAGTCTTGCAGATCTTAGTaacagagaaaagaaaatcccaTTGAGCAATCGTTACTagtatattattttttactagcaaaagaacccgtgcgttgctacggaacaacgatAAATTATATCAAAAcgtcaaattaaatgttgatgtgtttatgatatgtttattttcgcGGGCTATACTCtggtctctttctttttttcagatgtcttatttatatatttcttCTTGCCTTGTTCTTCTATTACTCTTACTCCGTAcattatttctcaaatctcttctcCCAATTTCTCGCTCTCACTCTgactatcctctccatccaccctaagtgcaaactcctcctctccccgtcccgctTCATCTCGCCGCCGAACATCATGCCGCCATGTGCGGCCGCCCGCTTGTAGATTCCCGCCGcctgtccactcccgcgcgcCGTCTGCTCCCACTTGCCGCTAGGTACGCTTGTGTGCCGCCCCCACATCGCGTCCGGACACTGATCTCCGCGTGCCACTGCCCGTCcggagggccaccgatggctcgcgccgacgcggtccctgctgccttgcgcgaggccaccgccatcccgaCCTGaggctcatcccatcgccgtTCAAGTCCCACGGGGAGCCATTGGcgcgcacgagccggtggaggcggcggtcggagcGCGCGAAGGAGCCGCGGgtccgcagccgccttccacacacggacgccgccgacgcgcacgagctggtgTAGGTGACAAGAGCGGCGGCAGGCGTGGGCAAGATCCGGATCGGGCAGAAGGCGGGGGTGAGATTTgtaggagaagaggaggagcgaggagagctctgttggtttttttttgacggtacgtgttttttctgtgCTTGAGAAGACATCGGTGAcagattcgtaatttcggTGAAGCGACGTACCACCGCGCGACCGCCAACtacaatttaatatattgttatAGATTTATATTACCAACGTTAGCATAAGCCGATTGAAGTTGCCCTCATATCCGGAATGATCGTACTTTGTCGTACTTTAAAACTCCGGCAAAATTATTTCCCCTCTcgacagcagcggcggcgacccaCCGGCCGCCGGAGATGGGAGCCGCCGCAAAGCCCGCTCCCTTCGTCTGCTTCAAGTGGCCGTGGGGCCCCAGCCTCAACGCGAGCCCTAACCCCAGCCTcagcccgagcccgagcccaaGCCCCTGCGGCGACCTCGAGCTCCCCTGGCTCTTCAAGTCCATCCGCACCGTGGCGCAGGGCCTCCTCATCGCGGGCGACCTCCCTTcccccagcggcggcgacgggtcGAGGCGGCGGAAGCGTAATCCGGgccaggtggtggtggaggcggacCGCGGGGACGCGGAGCAgcgggcgctggcggcggcgctggtgaGCGGGAGGGCGGCCACGGTGCTGGAGTTCTACTCGACGCGGTGCCGCCTCTGTGCGTCGCTGCAGGGCCTCGTGCGTGAGCTCGAGGACGGCGCCGGTGGGTGCGCGAGCTTCGtgctcgccgacgccgaggacgaccGCTGGCTCCCCGAGGTGAGGCGCTTCGCTCTTTTATGGCCTGGGTTTGGGTGTTAAGTTGTCGCATACAGTGCTTTTGCAACGATGGATTAGTAAACGATAACATGAAGGTAGATTAGTCAGATTTGAGATTAATCTCGCCTCGTTGTGTTGTACTAGTTAATTTTGGGCTGCCTTGCTGCAATTGGTAGTGATGTACTGATATGTAGAAAATTACTTGGTTCTATGGGACAATTCTGACCTTGAGAAAGAACTAGAAAATGAATCCTTCCTGTGGTTAGAATTAGCACACACTGTGATGGTTGAAGAATTAATTCGGTTACTATATCATTGAACCCAAGAACTATCATGTGCTTCCAGTCAGTTTATTGACCATGCATGACGTGTGTCAATGAACCCTGCATTCTTCTTTGAAAGGGAACCTTGCAAATTGAGAAGGAGCTTCTTCCTTCAGGCATTGCAATGTCAACCCCTGTTCCAAAAACCCAGTCAATGTTTGAGATCAGTGAAATGGGTTTTTACAATGGCAGCACTGGGTGGATATTGGTTTCAGTCCTTAGTGTCTGCTCATGAAGACTTTTATGATGGGCTGATAGCTAAAATGTGCTATCCTGTGTCATGAACCTTTGTGTCTGGGAATGAGCAAATATCAGTAGGAAGAAATAGAGCATACATAAATAATGACTTATGATTACGATACAGAGGGGGATAGGACCTCATGTCTTGAGGAATTTGAGATACTAGAGTAGGGAGAAATAGACCTTTTAGATAACAAACGCCCTGCAATGCACAAATCACTGATTATTTCAGATGTGAGATATAGGGtgtcttgctgctgctggactTCCTGGCCATCATTGTCACATGTATTGTAGCTgacttgttgctgctgccacaATGTTCTTATTGCCTGTCCCCTTTATCCACAACAtcctcatttttttcttacatGCTTGTTCTTCGTCAACTTCAGGATGGATCAAGCAGCCCTATGTAATTATTATAAATTAAGTACTTTAAGTAGCTATTACAGTACATATGGTGTCTTAAAAAAACTGTGCTAAGATATCAGGTATGCATTTGGAATTTGCTATttataactttgtactaaacccctgacacttattatggatcggagggagtacttagtACTAGTGGTACGTTTCTCCCATTTTTTAGAACAGTACTAGTGGTATCTTTGTAAATAGGTCAACATAAGTTTTCAAACACATGGTAACACCATAAAAACAAGTTCCGGTGCTTGGAAATAAATACTTGCAGTGGGACAAGCAGATTACAACTTAGGATAAGTTACTTTAGGGTTGCAAGGAAAAACATGCTTGGGGATGTTATTTTGTTTGTAGAATTATTTGATAATTCTGACCTGCTAATCATTTGAAACATGGGTTGGGTTGTAATTGGGGCAGCAAGTTGCAGTCTGCTGTCCGTTTCTATAGAAACACTTGCAAGAAGTCAATCTCAGTCTTGCCATTTGGAGGAATTGCGGAAGAGTTGGTCAGTTGATAGGAACTGAACTAACAATTGTCCAGGGCACCATAAACCCATAACCCACCTACTCAGGGTTCCTTGGGATGATCTGCCCTAAGTGCCTTCTGATGCTAGGGGAAATTGAAGAATTAACATTCTTCTCACCATTCACCAGAAGGGGAGCGATTGGGTTTAGTTTCAACCTTTGCAAACTTGtcatcatgcatgttactGCTCTGGTGACAACCCCAATTTGTGAAACAAGCAGACTAAATAAAGATGCTAACATCACTACCCGAGCTCTATGCTTGCTTGCATATCTGTATTTGTGCTATCTTCACATATACATTCTGTTTCCATTCCGACATCTAACATCAAAATTAATGTGTATGTTTGCAGCTTCTGCATTATGATGTCAGGTATGTTCCTTGCTTTGTGCTCTTGGACAAGAATGGTAGAGCTCTAGCGAAGACCGGAGTTCCAACTAGCAGGCAGCATGTTATCGCGGGTCTTCATCACCTTCTTAACATGAAGCAACCATCTAGGCAGGAAGGAAAGAAGAGTTGATCATGATGACAATTTCTTGAGCATGATCTGTAATCTAGAATAATGTCAGATGAcccattttgtttgtttaccAAGCATTTCAGCGACAATGGTTGGACTTATATTCTTTGGTCAATTCGTATATGATCATCATTTGTAGCTATATTTTCTTTGTACAAGCACCTCTTTTGCTAGAATATACTTCTAAACGCAATGTGGTTGGAGAGATTGTGGTGTATGACACTGCCTAATTCCTGTGTAGAACATAACCCATCATCATTTGTGCTTTATTTACTGTTCATGTCTAgtattcctccgatcctaaatcattgtctcaattttgcccaaatatgaatgtatctactTTTAAacagcatctagatacatgtaatatttcgacaacaatttaggatcggaggaagtactaattTTGTTGCTTGCTAAGTTCATAGTCCGTTACCTTATGAATGTGATCGAATTGGACCTTGAAATTTCACCAATTATAGAACACCACCACCTCTAGCTATGAGTCTCATGTTAGAATTACACTTTTTCTACAGGGAATTTGCAGGAACAGAGTACTACATTTCGCATTAGGCGTGAAGGTGCATTGGAACACGGAAGAATTAAGAACAGTATATAGAGCAGAAAAATATGGAGTTCGAAGAGAAATTGGTTGGCTGGTTGCAATTATCGTAGCCACTGATCATCGATCGAACGGACGGGGTGACCCCAAACGGGTTATCCGAGTTAGCCCCCTTCGCTGCTCTCGTCACCTCTCCACCACTTCCCCCCTCTTCCATCCAAAccgcgatggcggcgccgctcgcccccctcgccgccgcccgcctcggcCGTGGCCTCGGCCTGCGCCAccgcgtgctcctcctcgcctccctccGGCACTACGGCGCTCCACCCTCCCCGCTTTCCGTCCCCTCCCCGCGGCACCGGCTCCCGCCCCCGGCCCCTCGCCACCTCACCCGCTCCGTCCGCCCGCTcgctgcctccgccgctgccacgGCTGTCTCCGAGCCCCAGACAGAGTAATCTGCTGCTTCTTTTTCAGTCCCCTCGTTCCCTGATGCTTTTAGCACATGATGCTGCACCGCTGTAGTTGTTGGAGCGTCAGTGGAAAACTGTGAAACATAGATGAAAACTGGCATTGGCTTACTGTTTAGAACCTTTTCCGCTTCATTTAGAAAGATTATTTCTGTTTGTGTGCAAACTAGAAGATTACCTTGCTTAGTTGATTCATGGTTCAGTGGGTGCTAAAAACTAATGTATGGCTGCAACCTTATTATTTGGCTCAGCCCTTGCCTCCCTCAGTGCTTGCCTTTAGTGCTTAATAGCAATGTTCTATATGGACAATTTACTGGAACCATGCATCATTTCCATATAATTAGATATTGATTTTCTTGTGATGGCTTATTCTCTTTCTTAGCAGTAAAATATGTATTGTCGTTCCATCGAGCGACACGCTTAAATCATTACATCTCATAATGATATCTTCCTGAATTCTGAAATATAACCATGATTTGTGTGTGCTTTGTCTAGGTTAGAGTCTGGTCCAGCAACAGCAAAAAAGGGGCGCATCTACCACGAGACATATGGGTGCCAAATGAATGTAAACGATATGGAGATTGTGCTGTCTATCATGAAAAAGGAAGGGTATAATGAAATTGTTCCAGACCCTGAGAGTGCAGAGATAATATTTATCAACACCTGTGCAATCCGTGACAATGCGGAGCAGAAAGTTTGGCAG carries:
- the LOC100821647 gene encoding uncharacterized protein LOC100821647, with the protein product MGAAAKPAPFVCFKWPWGPSLNASPNPSLSPSPSPSPCGDLELPWLFKSIRTVAQGLLIAGDLPSPSGGDGSRRRKRNPGQVVVEADRGDAEQRALAAALVSGRAATVLEFYSTRCRLCASLQGLVRELEDGAGGCASFVLADAEDDRWLPELLHYDVRYVPCFVLLDKNGRALAKTGVPTSRQHVIAGLHHLLNMKQPSRQEGKKS
- the LOC100826892 gene encoding FK506-binding protein 5 isoform X2, whose product is MPRRRSSAGRMDAAIDHFTPMGYNKAQVRSVVNTLLKVYGTEDGKQPWALLEDNCYQVVQDVLFEKQEEEEKLQLQLLQEQEKQSEEEGGAQEEQHEEVEEDDEALQQEAAMQEAPLENNMTIVRVHTGLPSEAVSAVEEKEEVVPMTIDAPSHRATLQHPLPAVVGLTRRPCYGWISESESDSDYEEHFGNRQHEAPVPTPGGDRLCKKKRPSRWDVK
- the LOC100826892 gene encoding FK506-binding protein 5 isoform X1 encodes the protein MPRRRSSAGRMDAAIDHFTPMGYNKAQVRSVVNTLLKVYGTEDGKQPWALLEDNCYQVVQDVLFEKQEEEEKLQLQLLQEQEKQSEEEGGAQHLLQEEQHEEVEEDDEALQQEAAMQEAPLENNMTIVRVHTGLPSEAVSAVEEKEEVVPMTIDAPSHRATLQHPLPAVVGLTRRPCYGWISESESDSDYEEHFGNRQHEAPVPTPGGDRLCKKKRPSRWDVK